tttttttcttttctggcttcaGTTTCTAGCCCTGAGAAGATAGCAGAAAACAATCCTTATTTTGTATAATTGATGCCAAAGGACTCCTCCTTTGGCTAACTACCCAAGAGTTATGTAACTAGCACTCATTCCAAGGTGATAATTCCGGTGGCCCATCAATCCTCACTCTTCCCCCactctatttttgcctttttcattccTCATTAGCACCCCTAACTCAAGCATGAACAAAGGTTGGGAGAGTGCGTAAAAACTCCAAATCTGTTCATATCCTGGTTAGcaattctaattaaaattttgtgGCATAGTGTAGAGGAAGTGAGAGATGAAGCCTGGGAATTAtcttgaattaaaattatttgtgctCTTCTTTCCTCCACTGAGAGTTGGCTGGAAAAATTTCTGACTCATCTCATTGGTTATGTCTTTGAAGCTAGTTCCTGGATATGTAGTAGTTGTACTAGAATTggttctcctcctctttcccttctttgcttGCCCTTGGACTCTATTTCTGTTacactcttcctcttctgtttcctccttctctcctatgCCCTGCTCTAGCATGGCAAACAAACAGGACAAGAAGGATGCCCTCCTACCCTGTGATATTATTGAATATCTATTCCTAGAAAGGCTAGTGAATGATAACAAGTCCCTGTGCCGAGTGGTAAGTATCTACCCACCCCCCTCATCCCCTCCCTTACCCTCTTGAGCCCAGTTGATGCATCCCTGGGCCCATTCCATAATCAGCCACATATGCCAGGTCTCAGGCAAAGCCTCCCCCGCAGGCAACATCTACAGTGATGATTTTTGACTCGACACTGACAGTAAATAACACATTCTTATAACACCTTCACATCTGTTTTCTCATTAGGACTTCAAAATAGCTCTTTACAGTTAGAAGTTTCAGTATTGGATacttcattttatggataaagaGGCTAAGGCTCAGAGATTatgagtgacttgcccaaggtcagacaTCCAGGACATTACACCACAACTTATTAAAAGACCTTAACATTTGTCTTTCATTTACTTTCTCAGGAGTGAGTGCTAAGTCTCTCCTAGGAAGTCTTAGAGCCTCTCTAGACAGAGCAGAGCTTAAGTGTACCTCTGTTCTTGGCTGATAATAATTAGGACTTTGGACCTCCGGGGTCCCAGGCTCCTGGGTTAcagccttctcttctcttttttatcatAGGAACCCTCTTCAGTCATCAAAAACCTCCAAAGAGGGAACCATCAGCCCATAATTGAAGGGCTGCACTGGCTATTAGCTGCCATTGGGGATAAATATGAAGAGCTGTGTACTCGCCGACAGCCACTCCCCTCAAGCATCCCAACCTCCAAGGGCACCAGAAGCTCTGGGGAAAGACCCTCATCAGACAGGTACTGAGCTGCCTCTATTAGGTGTACTGATAAGAACAGATGCAGGAGTCCATATTCAACATATGCAGGAACTTCTGGGTAGTGTTTGGATTCTGTGCAGTGCTGAGCAATGTCTCAAGATCCACTGGCCCAAATGGGGCTAGGGCAATGACCACAAACATTCCAACACTGTGAGGTATACCCTCCCTTCAGCACAACTTGAGTGGTCATGTTAGTGGGATGAGTTGTATAAAGGTAAAGCCAGTCTATTAGGATTAGCCTATTAGCCCTTCTCCAAAACAgggtttctgttgtttcattgggccacacagaggagaaaaggagCAGGAACCACTTAAGAAATTTATTGGAAACCTTCTATGGCTGAAAGTCTTGGAGCCACCCCACATTCTTTGCTTTCAGTTCTCTGATCCTCCTGATAATAAGAAAAGATGAGAGAGAACAGGAATATGGAAAAgaagaacacaaaggaaaaaaagaaaacaggagttgATTAAGGTTTTGAGGAATAAAAGGTCTAAATGTCCTCTTGCtctgtcctttcctcctttcAATGTCCAAAGGCATATGGCAGGGATGGGGAAATAGCTGCATTCAATTAAGGAACTTGAAGTGTGTCTGTTTGCACTATTGCTTTTTCTCTCCTGTCTTCCCCAGCCACACTACCAGGATGggaatgtcaaaagaaaaaagacagcatCTAGGACAATGCTCGATGGAAGCTAGGCCCCTAAAGCCAATCCTACAGGTAAATGGCTCTTTAAATGTTACTGTCCAAGGGACCAATCACTGAACTATCAGAGCACCAACtgacttttttctccattttcttgttGTACAGAAAGAAGGTTTAAGATTAAGGCCTACAAAGAACATATCAGTAACATTTGCTTTAGATGAACCTATGGAGGAAGGTGAATGTTCTGGGGGAAACAGAACTTGGAACACTACTGAGCTTTGTGACAATCGAAGTGATGACTTGCAGCCCCCAGCTCCACGCATTGAAGatgatccttttattttattttattttcaatatatgaaatttattgtcaaaatggtttccatacaacacccagtgctcatcccaaaaggtgccctcctcaatacccatcacccaccctcccctccctcccaccccccatcaaccctcagtttgttctcagtttttaacagtctcttatgctttggctctctcccactctaacctctttttttttcctacccccccccgtgggtttctgttaagtttttcaggatccacataagagtgaaaacatatggtatctgtctttctctgtatggcttatttcacttagcatcacactctccagttccatccacgttgctacaaagggccatatttcgttctttctcattgccctgtagtactccattgtgtatataaaccacaatttctttatccattcatcagttgatggacatttaggctctttccacaacttggctattgttaagagtgctgctataaacattggggtacaagtgcccctatgcatcagtactcctgtatcccttgggtaaattcctagcagtgctattgctgggtcatagggtaggtctatttttaattttctgaggaacctccacactgttttccagagtggctgcaccaatttgcattgaAGATGATCCTTTTAAAGGTAATGCTGGACCATTGGTTAGTCAGGAAAGATATATAGGCCTTCTCTCATGATTTATACAAGAATATTCCTATTTTGAGTCTGAAGCTCTTTTCTCATACTATGGTTAGTAGTTAGAAGAAGTTAATGAAGTACAGGGAGAGTGCTTGGGGACCATCATCTGGCAGCCCAGTATGATGCCCCAGCACTGAGTGGGTGACACAAGATTTTTGTTTGCACAGCTATCAGGTTATCTTAAAGGTTATGATTTCCAGTGGTGTAAGTACAAATTAGTACAACCTTTATGTACTACTCACTACTTTATGGTGAGTAGTTTGGTTGTGTGTCTCtcttctgctctccctctctcaatatgtatatatacatattaagaactttaaaaatgtggaaaccCAACATTGTGTGCAATAGCTAAAAGTTGAAAACAAGCAAAGGGCTAACAATAGGGAATGGCTAAATAAATGtgcattcatacaatggaatatgatgtAGACATTAAAAGGGATAATGTTGACTTATATTTACTGACATGGAAAGTTTTCCACAACCTGATATTTTGTTAGAGAATATGGTAAATCAGAGTCTAGCATGTTTAGAATGATGTGTATACATGCACAGAATATCTGGAGGGAAATCACCAAAACACCAGCAGTGGTTTTCTCTAGGGGTAAAATACTAGGTGATTTTGAGAAGTAAAAGGCCTAGGTGACTTTCTttggatttttgcttttttggaaaTTCCAGGTTTTATAATAAGCATTTACAATGTCTCCCAAAACaataaaggcatttaaaaaagcTATGAGGCCTTGAAGGcccattgttgttgttttttttttgggggggggggtctgcctaTTTTATTCAGAACAATGTACTTAAgagtcatccatgttgttgcctgAATCACaagagtttttttaatattaaatataatttattgtcaaattggtttccatacaacacccagtgctcatcccaacaggtgccctcctcaatgcccattacccactttcccctctcccccaccccccatcaaccctcagtttgttctaagtatttaggagtctcttatggtttgcctccctccctctctgtaactttttttcctccttcccctcccccatggtcttctgttaagtttctcaggatccacataagagtgaaaacatggtatctgtcttcctctccctgacttatgtcacttagcataataccctccagttccatccatgttgctacaaatggccacattccattctttctcattgccaagtagtattccattgtgtatataaaccacatcttctttatccattcgtcagttgatggacatttaggctctttccataatttggctattgttgaaagtgctgctataaacattggggtacaagtgcccctatgcatcagcactcctgtatcccttgggtaaattcctagcagtgctattgctgggtcatagggtaggtctatttttaattttctgaggaacctccacactgctttccagagtggctgcaccagtttgcattcccaccaacagtgcaagagggttcccgtttctccacatcctctccagcatctatagtctcctgatttgttcattttggccactctgactggcatgaggtggtatctcagtgtggttttgatttgtatttccctgatgaggagtgacgttgagcatcttttcatgtgtctgttaggccCATTGTTGTTAATGGCCACTCCTTCTCAATGTTCCTTGGGACCCCATTTTCAATGATGGTCAACTGTCAATATTATGTCGCCTCTGCTCTCCAAAGTATCTAGCCCTTCAAGCCACCCCAGAGCCTTGGGTTGTTATACCTATATGGAGGGGCCTAGACTTGGCCAGACCCattgaggaggagagaggcactGCTCTGGGGATGAGGGGTGAGGATGAGAGTTGAGTGGGAGAAATCTTGTAGAAGAGCAGAGGAAGTGTTTTTTGAGATGTCAGAAACTACCCCTAAATCTCGGTCTAAAATTGAaatccatttttcatttctataaccTCAGAacccaggggggaaaaaaaactggataCCTGGGACACAGAGGAGATGTTACTGGAAAATCCCTGTGAAGCTTCCTCTGGATCCTGTGGTTAGTATTCCTTAtatgaaggggagaggggagacagcAAGACTGAGAGAAAGTAtggggccaggggcagagggcaggtgcCTGGAGGGGAGCAGTCTTACACCCTCTTGTGCATAAGGGCCAACACCCTCCCAACCAGGAGTGATCTGGGAATGACAGGAAATCTGGTGTTTAGCTTCATTTGCACTGActggctgttttctttctcttattagaCTTTTAGCAGGGTATTAAAGAGAAAACTGGagggaaatcaaaaaaaaaaaaaatctcatatccCTCCCTCAGCAAATGGGCTCATCTCTAGAATCGTTAGTATTGCTCAGTTTTTTTCACTTCTACTTACTAATACCTCTAAAGTCCCCCTACAAGTCCACCTATCTAACATCATATCCCTGAGGATTCCCATTGTTCCTGTACATCTATGTTCTAGCCGTCAAATGAAGCTTATACCTGCGGAGAGGCTTAAGAAAAGTTAGGTGGCATCCGTTTGAGAATGAAGATGACCTTGGCAAAGACGAACAGAGGCTTTAGGTCTTTGCACCCAAATGTTCCTCATGAAGCCTATGAACAACATGCTATGGGTGACCAACTGAAATCGAGTCTTAGAAGTGGAAGGTCATTTTGtgattacattttttcccctaaggttCTTGGGTGTAAGAGGACTGgcagaaataaatagaactttTCTGCTGAGAATTATGCCCTGCTGAATCATTTTCAGTCATGCACCTGAACAAGTCTTTTTTAAGCTCCCTGCCATGGTCTGTGAAGCCTGGCAGCAATTCCCTTGCTATCCCGCCAGGAAGAACAATTACTGCCTCTCCCAACACTTTGGTTAGGTATGCAAAAACTGTACAAACTTGAACACAATCAGTCTTCCATCCCATGGAGGGTAGTGGTAGTATTTACTATTATTACAACTATTACTTTCACCATCAGT
The DNA window shown above is from Lynx canadensis isolate LIC74 chromosome X, mLynCan4.pri.v2, whole genome shotgun sequence and carries:
- the ARL13A gene encoding LOW QUALITY PROTEIN: ADP-ribosylation factor-like protein 13A (The sequence of the model RefSeq protein was modified relative to this genomic sequence to represent the inferred CDS: inserted 1 base in 1 codon; substituted 1 base at 1 genomic stop codon) codes for the protein MFRLLTSCWSQLKTAEETQRNVTIIIIGLDNSGKTILVEAFQRLLPSRMNNCLKSELTTLLLHEYEVSIYDLSGDMKGQETXPNYYAQAHGLVFVLDSSDLGRMQEVKIILTRLXDKRVAGKPILLMANKQDKKDALLPCDIIEYLFLERLVNDNKSLCRVEPSSVIKNLQRGNHQPIIEGLHWLLAAIGDKYEELCTRRQPLPSSIPTSKGTRSSGERPSSDSHTTRMGMSKEKRQHLGQCSMEARPLKPILQPSNEAYTCGEA